From one bacterium BMS3Abin08 genomic stretch:
- a CDS encoding methylcobalamin:coenzyme M methyltransferase → MATKDEMSGLERIATALQQKEADRVPVAPLVCGASHRVYGITYGEWSRCTNIDAMVRGHVEAIKLLGHDGVVALVDLSVEADAFGCEVIFPEFDTAHPNYDAPFIKGPDEYGKIKKVNPRKTQRMKGVIDMVAGLSREIGETHAIVGFVYGSLGTLSMMRGPENFFMDLMEHPDEVMEALQIMDDVLAEYAVAQAEAGAHAVCYDNLYASQSILSKELWEKFEGESQKKVCDAIRNAGALVLFHNCGNGIYFDMCEKWGSPIGISHAYVSDDVDSWAEHKAKWGGKIATIGWIPPGPVAMLGTPEEIEEECKAEIEIFAKGGGFILSTGCEFGPNAPLWNSRLIVDAAKKYGVYK, encoded by the coding sequence ATGGCAACAAAGGATGAAATGAGCGGCCTTGAACGGATAGCAACTGCTCTACAGCAAAAGGAGGCTGACAGGGTGCCCGTTGCCCCACTTGTATGTGGGGCTTCACACCGGGTGTATGGAATAACCTATGGTGAGTGGTCCAGATGTACAAATATCGATGCAATGGTTCGCGGGCATGTCGAGGCAATAAAATTGCTTGGTCATGATGGAGTGGTGGCACTTGTTGACCTGTCAGTCGAGGCAGATGCATTCGGCTGTGAGGTTATATTCCCTGAATTCGATACCGCCCATCCAAATTATGACGCCCCCTTCATTAAGGGACCTGATGAATACGGGAAGATAAAAAAGGTGAATCCGAGAAAGACCCAGAGGATGAAGGGAGTAATTGACATGGTTGCAGGGCTTTCCAGGGAGATCGGCGAGACGCACGCAATAGTCGGTTTCGTTTATGGCTCCCTCGGGACGTTGAGCATGATGCGCGGTCCCGAGAACTTCTTTATGGACCTGATGGAGCACCCCGATGAAGTAATGGAAGCCCTCCAGATCATGGATGATGTGCTTGCCGAATATGCGGTGGCCCAGGCTGAGGCGGGCGCCCACGCTGTGTGCTATGACAACCTCTATGCTTCGCAGAGTATATTGAGCAAGGAGCTGTGGGAGAAATTCGAGGGCGAGTCGCAGAAGAAGGTCTGTGACGCTATTCGTAACGCCGGAGCCCTTGTGCTCTTTCATAACTGTGGGAACGGGATATACTTTGACATGTGCGAAAAGTGGGGCTCCCCTATAGGGATTTCTCATGCCTATGTATCCGATGATGTGGACAGCTGGGCAGAGCACAAGGCAAAGTGGGGCGGCAAGATTGCGACCATTGGCTGGATTCCGCCCGGACCCGTAGCAATGCTCGGTACGCCGGAAGAGATTGAAGAGGAATGCAAGGCTGAAATCGAGATATTCGCAAAGGGTGGGGGATTCATACTCTCAACCGGATGTGAGTTCGGGCCTAATGCACCGCTATGGAATTCCCGGTTAATTGTTGATGCTGCAAAAAAATACGGTGTATACAAGTAA
- the metH_5 gene encoding methionine synthase: protein MAFTEKEKELIDRLQDAVVNYKVDEARKAAQDAVDAGVNAYTMTMEGLAGGMAVVSEKFDSHEYFVPETLLCAKALYAALDILKPRIKVKDGEVKGQVVLGVLQGDVHDLGKNLIKAVFEAAGWTVHDLGRDVPLQKFVEEQIRTDSDIVMLSALMTTSMVGMKRVIPMIKEKNPNVKIMIGGAPITEKTVEEFGADSTADNAPNALQEAIRMVDVLKKGEMASA, encoded by the coding sequence ATGGCATTTACAGAAAAAGAAAAGGAGTTGATTGACAGGCTTCAGGATGCTGTAGTCAACTATAAGGTTGACGAGGCAAGGAAGGCTGCTCAAGACGCTGTTGATGCGGGAGTTAATGCTTACACGATGACAATGGAAGGGCTTGCAGGGGGCATGGCAGTGGTAAGCGAAAAGTTTGACAGCCATGAGTACTTTGTCCCTGAAACGCTCCTCTGTGCAAAGGCACTCTATGCGGCCCTGGATATCCTGAAACCCCGGATCAAGGTCAAGGACGGGGAGGTGAAGGGACAGGTGGTGCTCGGTGTCCTGCAGGGAGACGTACATGACCTCGGTAAGAACCTCATAAAGGCGGTATTCGAGGCAGCCGGCTGGACGGTACACGACCTCGGGAGGGACGTTCCCCTCCAGAAGTTCGTTGAGGAACAGATCCGGACAGACTCGGATATAGTCATGCTTTCGGCCTTGATGACGACCTCCATGGTGGGAATGAAGAGGGTGATACCAATGATCAAGGAAAAAAACCCAAATGTCAAGATCATGATTGGTGGAGCTCCCATTACAGAAAAGACCGTTGAGGAGTTTGGCGCTGATTCTACCGCAGACAATGCCCCCAATGCATTGCAGGAAGCAATCCGGATGGTTGATGTACTCAAGAAAGGGGAGATGGCATCCGCGTAA
- a CDS encoding CDP-6-deoxy-delta-3,4-glucoseen reductase, with the protein MKEHTVILQPSGRRGKVPEGTTILEAARRLGVGIEAVCGEKMVCGKCRVKIMEGRFTKEGITSSMSHLTGRAEKEKKILKHRETKEGVRLACSTEILGDILVFVPEASRTGEQVVRKEAGKIKVRLKPAVRKYYVELSTPSLDDPLGDFERLKDALAKEYGLKKLKLDFGVLQKLPDILRKSDWRVTVTVWQGCEVIRVEPGKEDVNIGLAVDIGSTTVAGYLTDLNTGEVLTTESLMNPQVKYGEDVMSRITHCMLNEDSGLKELRQTIIDGLNTIIKKAVKRISRLPEDISEMTIVGNTAMHHMLLGINPEFMGVAPFTPAIHESIDIKAGRLGLHMLPTGNVHILPIEAGFVGADNVGCLLADAPHKRSEITLLIDIGTNGELILGNKERLISSSCATGPALEGAQIEYGMRAAPGALEKIKIDPGTYEVHYKVIGNDNWSDGKRNMQAKGICGSGIIDGIAEMFLAGIIKKNGRINPEIQSSRLRKSAKGMAEFVIAWGHETSIGEDIVITQKDIRAIQLAKGALYAGCLIMMRELGIKSFDRLVIAGAFGNHINKFSAMAMGMFPDCEPDKVQTIGNAAGDGARIALLNVNKRREAYDIARRVEYIELGLEEDFNDRFCEAMQFPHMFDEFSHLAGMLPVEYKEAM; encoded by the coding sequence ATGAAGGAGCATACCGTGATCCTGCAGCCGTCGGGAAGACGTGGCAAAGTCCCCGAAGGAACCACCATCCTTGAGGCTGCCAGAAGGCTGGGGGTGGGTATAGAAGCAGTCTGTGGGGAGAAGATGGTTTGTGGAAAATGCAGGGTAAAAATAATGGAGGGCCGCTTTACCAAAGAGGGAATAACGTCATCGATGAGCCATCTGACCGGACGTGCAGAAAAGGAAAAGAAGATACTGAAACACAGGGAGACAAAAGAAGGAGTCCGCCTGGCATGTTCTACTGAAATCCTTGGGGATATACTCGTTTTTGTCCCTGAGGCAAGCCGGACAGGTGAACAGGTGGTACGGAAGGAAGCGGGGAAGATCAAGGTACGCTTAAAGCCGGCTGTCAGAAAGTATTATGTTGAACTGTCCACTCCATCCCTCGATGACCCTCTCGGGGACTTTGAACGCCTTAAGGATGCCCTTGCAAAAGAATACGGGCTTAAGAAACTCAAACTTGATTTCGGTGTTCTTCAGAAACTGCCGGATATCCTCAGGAAGTCGGACTGGAGGGTTACAGTAACGGTATGGCAGGGTTGCGAAGTAATACGTGTAGAGCCCGGGAAGGAGGACGTTAATATTGGCCTTGCAGTGGATATCGGCTCAACCACGGTGGCAGGCTACCTGACCGACCTCAATACAGGAGAGGTACTCACAACAGAGTCCTTGATGAATCCACAGGTAAAGTACGGTGAAGACGTTATGTCCCGAATAACACACTGTATGCTGAATGAGGACAGCGGCCTTAAGGAACTCCGGCAGACAATTATCGATGGATTAAATACCATCATAAAGAAGGCCGTGAAGAGAATTTCCCGCTTACCCGAGGACATAAGTGAGATGACCATCGTAGGCAACACCGCCATGCACCACATGTTGCTCGGTATCAATCCGGAGTTTATGGGGGTTGCCCCCTTCACCCCGGCCATACATGAATCCATTGATATAAAAGCCGGGCGTCTGGGATTGCATATGCTCCCCACAGGCAATGTACACATTCTGCCCATTGAAGCCGGGTTTGTCGGTGCCGATAACGTGGGGTGCCTCCTTGCCGATGCACCACACAAACGAAGTGAGATAACCCTGCTGATAGACATCGGGACGAATGGAGAGCTTATACTCGGGAATAAGGAGAGGCTCATCTCCTCCTCCTGCGCTACAGGGCCTGCCCTCGAAGGTGCCCAGATAGAGTATGGAATGCGCGCGGCACCCGGTGCACTTGAGAAAATCAAGATTGATCCCGGCACATATGAAGTGCATTACAAGGTGATAGGGAACGACAACTGGAGTGACGGTAAAAGGAATATGCAGGCAAAGGGTATATGCGGCTCAGGGATTATAGACGGTATTGCCGAGATGTTCCTTGCCGGCATAATCAAGAAGAACGGACGGATAAACCCGGAAATACAGTCTTCCCGACTCAGGAAAAGCGCAAAGGGGATGGCTGAGTTTGTTATTGCCTGGGGCCATGAGACTTCAATTGGTGAGGATATCGTTATCACGCAGAAAGATATACGGGCTATTCAGCTTGCCAAGGGGGCGCTTTATGCAGGATGTTTGATTATGATGAGGGAATTGGGAATTAAGAGCTTCGACCGCCTGGTCATTGCAGGTGCCTTCGGAAACCATATAAATAAGTTCTCTGCAATGGCAATGGGGATGTTCCCTGACTGTGAACCTGATAAGGTGCAGACGATCGGCAATGCCGCTGGGGACGGTGCGCGTATAGCTCTGTTGAATGTGAACAAGAGGCGTGAGGCATATGATATCGCGAGAAGGGTTGAGTATATCGAATTGGGGTTAGAAGAGGATTTTAATGACCGTTTCTGCGAGGCGATGCAGTTCCCGCACATGTTCGACGAGTTTTCTCATCTTGCGGGTATGTTACCTGTTGAGTATAAAGAGGCCATGTAA